Part of the Octopus bimaculoides isolate UCB-OBI-ISO-001 chromosome 21, ASM119413v2, whole genome shotgun sequence genome, TTGTTCtctattggtgatgatgatgatgatgatgatgaagtggtgctggtggcggtggcagtgagtgttgtggtggtggtttttgtgctgctgctgatgacagTGGTGTGTAGTGGTAGGTAGTGTGtctatatgcttatgtgtgtagtTGCGTGTGTgtagttgcgtgtgtgtgtaagttcaaatgtgaatatgtatgtgtttgtgttcacgTTCACTTaggcatatgtgtgcatttgaatgtgggtaagtgtgtgtgtgtgtgcatgcatggtggtgtgatctgcatgtgtatgtgtgtgaccgtgtgtgtgtattgaacatgttcacatatatttgcatgtgtgtgtgtgtgtgtagtttgggtgtatgactgtgtgtaggAGAGAAGAGACAGTGTGtcagcatatatgtgtttgtgtgtgtatgtatgtttgggtgtatatTAAGACATGTTTGCGTATATGAGTGTTAATGtgtgagcgagaaagagaaaaggatcacgcacacgcgcatgtctgtgtgtctttatgtatgtaagaCTTATCATTATAGAACTTCAACAACAGAAAACCTCATCTTAATTTCTCTTCCAGAATACAAGGATGTCAATCTTGTTGTCTCATTTGAAAATGGAACAACTTCCAGAATTCCCAGAAATGTTGCCATTTGGATCCCTCAAAACGCCTTTGACCACATCAAGTTAAAAGTTCATCAGCCTCGTTCTTTGAAACAAGAACCATATTACAAAAGTCAAACAGAAATGCCTGAATTTTTCCCTTTAGAACCAAGAATTTGGGCCCCTAGTTTGAAACTGAGGGATTACCATCCAATGGCATTACCCCCTTATGTTCCAATGACTCCCCTGGTATATAACATGGGAGCAGTCACTCCTTATGGTATTCCTTATTTAACCCAGCCTACCTGGTACCCAAAATACCAAACCCTTACACCCAAATATTCATTCAGTGCCAAAGACCTTCCTCCAGAGAAAGTTGCTCCTGTCAGTAAATTATGCATCAAAGAGCTCGATGATAAAGTTCAGTCCATGGAAGATGAACCAAAAGACATCCCGAAGACTGAGAAAGAGATACCAAATATTGGTGATGAACAACAGAAGGAAGTCTTGGCAGACGTGtaccaaccaatgctttgtgaaacTGAAAAAACCAAGGATGCGTCTATTGAAAACTTCAAAGATGGCACCTCTTATCTGCCTTACACCTCAGAGAATTTACCAGATTTAGGTTTCTATGATGATAATGGATTGGAAGAATTGTATCAAACAGATATAAAAGATGGAGGGATGAATACAGAATGCTTAAAATTCCCGAGCAAACCTAGAAACCCTGGAAGACCAATGTGGAAATACTGGGCCAAAAACCCGACCAAAAGCCTAGGTGTATCAAGGAGAAATCGGAGTCCATTTCAAGAAACAGCTCAAGATGTTCCGTTTGAGTTACGTGACAAAAACAGGAGTTTATATCAAGGTAAATTTGTATTGATTAATTTTAGGCTTTTGATTTTTCTCTCACTTAGGATGAAAGGTGGCTTTTGTGTAGCTTGTTATAGTGCCAGACTGTTAactcattaaccctttcattactgtatttctgttgagatgctctgtgtttctttcaattacttttaaatataacaaagaatctagtaaaataactaagttatcattcagctggtgttaggaacataaattgtgactaaggtttggtggaagattttaattcaaaacttatgaaaagaaaacatctgtatacacacacatacatctggagacacatacacatgctcttaCGTCAGTATAATCTCAGTAGTTGTCTTGAAAGAATAACTCAGCTGAcatcaaaagagttaaaagactgaactttatctgtttatttctccTTATATGGAAACACTATTTCTTCTCTGTGTTTCTACAGACTACGCCTCAAACTCAGCCTTTCGTCAGGTCGACAGATTTTCGAAACATACGCAAAACGACAGTGTAGCAACATTGTTAAAGACACCGAAACCACCTTCTGTTGCTCTGCCAGCCCAGCAAGAACAACATCAGATACGAACACCAAACAACTGCAGAAACTGTCAGGAAGATTCTAGTCAAAAGGAATGGTAAGGTCAAACAAGTTCATATAATttctgcttatacatacatacatacatacatacatacatacacacatgcatacacacacatgcatgcatgcatacatacatacatacatacatacgttaacttaacatagaaatggagaaagacatagtgcgagatataaaaaaataagccatttagGGCCAGAAATAATGCAGGAAACTATGCaattcttcgagcaggcatgTTTTAGGTGAAATCggtgatgagcccgagtgacgctgatgacctggTGTCAcctctgatatgtgtgtgtgtgtgtgtgtgtgtgtgtgtgtgtgtgtgtgtgtgtgtgtgtgtgtgtgtgtgtgtgtgtgtgtgtgtgtgtgtgtgtgtgtgtgtgtgtgtatgtatgtatacaacaacaacaatatgtatatgcatatgtatgtgtatgtatatatatatacaaggaggcgagctggcagaaccgttagcatgccgggcgaaatacttagtggtatttcgtctgccgttacgttctgagttcaaattccaccgaggtcgactttgcctttcatcctttcggagtcgataaaaaaagtaccagttatgcactggggtcgatgtgatcgacttaatccctttatctgtccttgtttgtcccctctatgtttagccccttgtgggcaataaagaaatatatatatatatatatttatatatttatatatttatttatatgtaaaaccTATGCGTTTTATTGCGCCCTCTGTAATCGTTACACGAATTACTATCCTTCAGTGCAAAATCCTCGAAGATGCTTGCAGTGAGACATGGAACAACAACAGAGGAGCACAAGAAGAGATTTAAATTCGGGAGAAGGCACAATCGAGAGAGGATCTTACAGGACATAATACAGGGAACTAATGCCGACTTGAACAGGCAGGAACAGATTGATGTGACCCATGCGGCCAAGAGAGCAGTGAATGCGGAAATATCTCAGGCAGTGACTgaataccaccaacaacaacaacgccgacgactgcaacaacaacagcaacaacaacaaagaacgtTACTAAAATGTAAAGGAAATGTGCAGGTGAAACCAGCATCGGTCCGgtttagtaataacaataataataataataatgataatagtaataaaagtaataattatcGACAGGAAGTGAAGGGGCTTGATTGTGTTGATAAAAGGCGACAGGGATATGGTGGAATCGATGTGGCCCCTTTAAAAGAAGACCAGAAAAAACAGgtgaatatataatgtttttttatttgtttttgtgtttgcttttgtttggTTCTTNNNNNNNNNNNNNNNNNNNNNNNNNNNNNNNNNNNNNNNNNNNNNNNNNNNNNNNNNNNNNNNNNNNNNNNNNNNNNNNNNNNNttttttttttttttttttacttgtctaagttatttgagtgtggccatgctggagtactgtcttGAAGCGTTTTTATTTGAACAAAcaaggtgcaggaatggctgtgtggtaagtagcttgctaaccaatcacatggttctgggttcagtcccactgtgtggcaccttgggcaagtgtcttctactatagcctcaggctgaccaaagccttgtgagtgaagttggtagacagaaactgaaagaagcctgtcatatatatatatatatatatatatatatatatatagatatagatatagatatatacataaaaccgtccaacccatgccagcatgaaaaacgggcattaaacaacaatgatgatgatggtgacatatatatatatgtgtgcatgtgttcttgagcaaagcacttcatttcacgttgctctgcgatcatttcgtcatctgacatgtggcacccagttgcacctgtacaggtaatgttgatttgatcactacaacatttgatcactataagcaaatcttctgtgtggttgttcggtaagaaattgtcaaacccTCATACATCATCTAATGACGAGAGAGTAcatcaccccccccacacacacacactaatattgaacagtgagaaCGAGTGCtgaacaccgcattggtggataaatattctttatatgtcAGTTAATAAGACAACCAATGTTTGTTCAACTGCACCACATGGGAGTGCTGACACCTGTCTCTATTTTGCATTCTCATTTGAAATAGAGATGagcaccaaataaaaaaaaacaagtatatatatatatatatcaacatacttatgtttttcttttagcaAAATCCTTATGGGAAGAGCCAGCAATACTGGGCCAATGTCCGCAATAACCTTTTGCAAAGGGAATCTCTGGAAAAGCAGAAATACAAAGAAACGCAAGAGACCCGGCTGTTACGAAAGAACAAACCCTTAAAACAATTCAAAGAAGGAgaccagaataaaatatatagggGACAAGAGTTGGTCCTTTATCGTGCCAAGATAATATCATAGTTCATTTtgggttgttgtagtggtgggcAGGGAAGTTCATTATTTTCCAGTGGATAGATTTATAACGAAGGGAATTTATTTGAATTAGTTACgtattatattttaagtatacttttatccttctctctcttttgttgaATATAGAAAAATCttattgcatgcatatgtatacatgcatgtatgtgtgtgtctgtatgcatatatatatatatatatatatatatatatatatatatatatatatatatatataNNNNNNNNNNNNNNNNNNNNNNNNNNNNNNNNNNNNNNNNNNNNNNNNNNNNNNNNNNNNNNNNNNNNNNNNNNNNNNNNNNNNNNNNNNNNNNNNNNNNNNNNNNNNNNNNNNNNNNNNNNNNNNNNNNNNNNNNNNNNNNNNNNNNNNNNNNNNNNNNNNNNNNNNNNNNNNNNNNNNNNNNNNNNNNNNNNNNNNNNNNNNNNNNNNNNNNNNNNNNNNNNNNNNNNNNNNNNNNNNNNNNNNNNNNNNNNNNNNNNNNNNNNNNNNNNNNNNNNNNNNNNNNNNNNNNNNNNNNNNNNNNNNNNNNNNNNNNNNNNNNNNNNNNNNNNNNNNNNNNNNNNNNNNNNNNNNNNNNNNNNNNNNNNNNNNNNNNNNNNNNNNNNatatatatatatgtatgtatgtataattatcacTAATTATGACTGACAGTGCAAgttagcacctacattgctagaaataaaagttaaaactcTTTGAGACACAAAGAAACAGGTATCTAtgcactgacaggggagataagcgCCCTCCACAGCATGCAAGATTACTATACTAGTCTAGTTTTACTTAAAATTAAAGCTCATCAGTGGTGATTATTCCAtcactggatggtttgactaaatTCCAACTGTCAGTATATAGTATTTACAATATGAATCAATGGCTGATTAAGCAAAATGGcaatgtaaaaattataaaataatgaagacagcaatatgcaatataaaaccaaaaaggaaaaaattcaattgtcactaattaTGACAGATGGGGCAGGGAatcacctacattgctagaaataagagttaaatcaCTTAGAGATGCAAAGAAGCACATGTCTATAAACATCAGGTggtgatgaaacaattgtaaacaatgtattaaaataatttgctaaCTCCATTCTTTGCTATTTGTTATCATATATCTAATCATGTTTCATATACATTCCAGTATGTTAACCAATTTCTCTACCTGACCTGTAATTGAAATTATTGTTTCTGGATAATAAAAATGATACCAGtatcttccttcctttatttgttttatgtatatagcacatgtgtatatttttgtatacatgcattcatgtgtatatttatgtatacatgtgtgtgttgtaagtgCTTAAAGTGTTATTTAGCAGAGGAATAAAGTCTCACTGTTATTTTAAAGTCTGTTTCTTGTGCTATTTTCATGAGTTAACATGTAGCACATGTTATATAATGGCATGCAAGATTCCGTAGTATACCAAGAGAGACTTTATAACCACCCCAGCTAAATAGCAAAGGTTACTTCAAGTTGATTAAGGTTTTGGTAGGGTAGACTCTGGCAGAGGGCAATGCTACCAGGGGCGATGTACCAGGGGTGATGTGATGTGAACTGGACACATACTAAGGCTGGATCAGCCCTGGGTGAATACTTCTAATTGTTGACTGCCCCAAAACAATAAGACCAAGAAACATTATTGGTTATGTATGTGTTCAAGTACATGGCAGGATGGTGATTAGAAAAACAAAGATGGTTTCTTAtagtttctgtcttctaaatccacttgcaaggctttggttgacccagggctatagtagaagacacttgcctgaggtgctgtACTGTAAGATTGAACACAAATCCATGGGATTGAGAAGGAAATTTAGTCACCCTGCAGCCATGGCTGGGCCAACTGCCTGGGTATATACCATTGTGTAAATAAGAGTGCTTTGCAGTcatatggtcccaggttcagtcccactgtctggcatCTCGAGCATGTGTTCtctactattcttttctactctaggcacaaggcccgaaaatttgggggagggggccagtcgattagatcaatcccagtatgcaactggtatttaatttattgatcctgaaaggatgaaaggcaaagttgacctcagcagaatttgaactcagaacataaagacagacaaaatactgctaagcacttgccccagcgtgctaacggttctgccagctcactgccttcgtGGTCCCCAccaaacaatgccttgtgagtgaatttggttgaccaGGGGGCAAGAGTAGAACtcacatgcccaaggtaccatgtagtgagattgaaccctaACCTGTATAGCTACATAGCGAGCTTCTTAATCTCAGTCAAGCCTGGACTgagcataattaaataaatacacaaataaacaaataaataaataaaaacagaaaaataaagcagaaaatacGACCATAATTAATTTGATTTAGCaaccttattttattaatccacaCATCTGTGACAAAATGATTTAGCAAAGAAATAACATAACAATTAAATTCCATCTTCCTTTAATTTTCCTTAagatttgtttaaagatgtttctTACTACAATATAGAATTCCTGATGTAATAACTATGAAAAGTACTAATTAAGTAAGAGTATGCAGTTAATTACAGTTAGTTAAATAAGAGTAtgcagttttttggggtttttttaatcAGTTATGGCATATCTATCATAAtttctgtatttgatggcataaaagacgcaTGGGCAATGTACTTCATTTTCAGCAGCTCATATTCAAGGCATGACATATTGGTTTGGAATAAGATATTGGCAAGGTGTAGCATATTGGCAAGGCAATGCATATTGGCAAGGCAATGCATATTGGCAAGGCAATGCATATTGGTAAGGTACAGGGCTAAGTCgtgggactgcagcatggtggattgtgaagaggCAGTGGAAGAGTTCAAATGAGCCGATAGAGGTCCTTACATTGGATCTGAGCAAAGGGACCCCAGAAGATGACTGATCAAGATCAACAAGCTCTATCAAGAGGGTAACTATATTGCATCCATAGGGGTGATGTCCATCCATGACTGTGTAATTAGCTAATGAAGGAGTCATTATGACTCAGGCTCCCAATTCAGATATGAAAAATAGAATTTGGGTGGGAGGTGACAGAGGGAGTCACAAGAGTCCAAGCAAGCAGCACAACCGGTCAATGATGATATTGAAGAGAATGTATGCTGAAAGGACAAAATCAGCTCAAGGGAGGACCCAACTTCACAAACGAGACCCAGAGTGATATTTTGAACCCCTTTTTTATAAtctttggtaaaaagaaaaaaaaaaagaaaatgtgcatCTTATATGCCACATGGTATTTAGTAATAGTTATCAATCATTAGCTATCAATCATTAGTTATCAATCATTAGCTACCTATCATTATGTAATATCACTTATCTCTTACATGTTATCGAATAACTTATATACTGAGTGTGAACTCCTGTATTCTAAATGGCTTGAAATACTCATCCTGCCTAGGTTTTCTGTTGTCCTTTTTACTCTAATGTAATATATaagtacagatgtatatacatatatatatctatgcatgtatatatatatatatatatatataNNNNNNNNNNNNNNNNNNNNNNNNNNNNNNNNNNNNNNNNNNNNNNNNNNNNNNNNNNNNNNNNNNNNNNNNNNNNNNNNNNNNNNNNNNNNNNNNNNNNNNNNNNNNNNNNNNNNNNNNNNNNNNNNNNNNNNNNNNNNNNNNNNNNNNNNNNNNNNNNNNNNNNNNNNNNNNNNNNNNNNNNNNNNNNNNNNNNNNNNNNNNNNNNNNNNNNNNNNNNNNNNNNNNNNNNNNNNNNNNNNNNNNNNNNNNNNNNNNNNNNNNNNNNNNNNNNNNNNNNNNNNNNNNNNNNNNNNNNNNNNNNNNNNNNNNNNNNcatgcacatgcacatgcatatatatatgtatgtatgtatgtatgcatgtatgtaatatgcatatttatataaatttcatttgggCATGAATCATGGAatttactgtatatacatatatatatatatatatatatatatatataaatatatatatatatatatatacatacatacatacatacatacatgtatacatacatgtatacatacatgtatacatacatgcaagattTGTGTGGATTATATTTTGCAAAGACGCTGTAGTTTTGTgggttttcattcttttgtggttggtgtttcctttatttctttctttcatattttttctctttttgtttttgtgttttgtttttttacaaccAAATTTTCACCGGAACCTTTCATGTATAAAACTTAACAATTCATCTTGCTCTCGATTCATTGACTGGCAGGCAACGAGTGTCAGCAATGAGGTTTTGGGAGCAAGAGTGCCAGATGGTTTACTTTACAACTGTTCATAGCCTGCTGTAGGTTTACGAAAACGGTAAAAGAGATAGACAAGAGCCAGAAGCAAAATTCCAATACCAATGCCTGCTGCAATTCCACCACCAAACGAAGCACCATCAAATGAGCTCTTTTCAGTCGAAGAGGGCGCTGCACTGCTTGTGACTGTACTGTGGTGGTCAGTGGTTTCATGACCCGGAGTAACTGTTGTGTAGTTTCCAGGAGTGGGTGTTGTGTAGTTTCCAGGAGTGGGTGTTGTGTGNNNNNNNNNNNNNNNNNNNNNNNNNNNNNNNNNNNNNNNNNNNNNNNNNNNNNNNNNNNNNNNNNNNNNNNNNNNNNNNNNNNNNNNNNNNNNNNNNNNNNNNNNNNNNNNNNNNNNNNNNNNNNNNNNNNNNNNNNNNNNNNNNNNNNNNNNNNNNNNNNNNNNNNNNNNNNNNNNNNNNNNGTAGTTTCCAGGAGTGGGTGTTGTGTAGTTTCCAGGAGTAACTGTTGTGTAGTTTCCAGGAGTGGGTGTTGTGTAGTTTCCAGGAGTGGGTGTTGTGTAGTTTCCAGGAGTAACTGTTGTGTAGTTTCCAGGAGTGGGTGTTGTGTAGTTTCCAGGAGTGGGTGTTGTGTGATTTCCAGGTGTAGTAGTCGAATGGTTACCTGGGGAACTTGTAGACTGTGTTGGATCATCAGTATGATTCCCATGGGCAGTAGGGGTAAGATCATGTGTGCTGGGTGTATATGTACTCTTGTGATCTGTGGTCTTTGTATGAACATCAGTTGTTGATATTAAATGTGTAGTGCTATGACTTGCAGTTGTGATTGGAGTAGACTGTTCGGTAGATATACTAGTAGTACTTTTCTCTGAAATTAtacaagaaacaaataaagactTGTTAAAACATAAGgaacaaaaaatatttccataattttatgaaaatatttaatagacataccTTAAGTGTTTCATTAACTCTTTGCCTAGTGTAAAAAGGCAGGATGCACATGTAGAGGCAACACCACATGTCCACTTACTAGCCAA contains:
- the LOC106884100 gene encoding uncharacterized protein LOC106884100 isoform X2; the encoded protein is MTESYCENIFGEISQKNVLFCIETSGNMLPVLPIVKNHLQLTLEKMAANERKIYFNIIEFNSRVLAWADKLICSTHETVCMAIDWLNELSARTGCDTLEALRSAFRQDCIDAVYLVTCSQPDQHPDVILDEIIPLSKGCPIHCIYFTGDLPDDIVENFLEDLSLETHGTFCIFQASDEDYRFSYPKLLYSSNNKRQNVIRSTSGDRYSPEKTCSVTSTLQVDPNPSLIPNSYPVMYPFGIGMTAMTKPIYYHPTADVFPYYLSKACLRSKQFEVSPYLSPGAGAILIGKKVLAQNYEDGYFYIGEVHSQIRTSDFLVAFSPCHKKYKETTYQETNVCDIIDYNESLRHSIEVGDCVLAPGPPPQNTSRFSCGRVLEGQEARQTELKYKDVNLVVSFENGTTSRIPRNVAIWIPQNAFDHIKLKVHQPRSLKQEPYYKSQTEMPEFFPLEPRIWAPSLKLRDYHPMALPPYVPMTPLVYNMGAVTPYGIPYLTQPTWYPKYQTLTPKYSFSAKDLPPEKVAPVSKLCIKELDDKVQSMEDEPKDIPKTEKEIPNIGDEQQKEVLADVYQPMLCETEKTKDASIENFKDGTSYLPYTSENLPDLGFYDDNGLEELYQTDIKDGGMNTECLKFPSKPRNPGRPMWKYWAKNPTKSLGVSRRNRSPFQETAQDVPFELRDKNRSLYQDYASNSAFRQVDRFSKHTQNDSVATLLKTPKPPSVALPAQQEQHQIRTPNNCRNCQEDSSQKECKILMGRASNTGPMSAITFCKGNLWKSRNTKKRKRPGCYERTNP
- the LOC106884100 gene encoding uncharacterized protein LOC106884100 isoform X1 translates to MTESYCENIFGEISQKNVLFCIETSGNMLPVLPIVKNHLQLTLEKMAANERKIYFNIIEFNSRVLAWADKLICSTHETVCMAIDWLNELSARTGCDTLEALRSAFRQDCIDAVYLVTCSQPDQHPDVILDEIIPLSKGCPIHCIYFTGDLPDDIVENFLEDLSLETHGTFCIFQASDEDYRFSYPKLLYSSNNKRQNVIRSTSGDRYSPEKTCSVTSTLQVDPNPSLIPNSYPVMYPFGIGMTAMTKPIYYHPTADVFPYYLSKACLRSKQFEVSPYLSPGAGAILIGKKVLAQNYEDGYFYIGEVHSQIRTSDFLVAFSPCHKKYKETTYQETNVCDIIDYNESLRHSIEVGDCVLAPGPPPQNTSRFSCGRVLEGQEARQTELKYKDVNLVVSFENGTTSRIPRNVAIWIPQNAFDHIKLKVHQPRSLKQEPYYKSQTEMPEFFPLEPRIWAPSLKLRDYHPMALPPYVPMTPLVYNMGAVTPYGIPYLTQPTWYPKYQTLTPKYSFSAKDLPPEKVAPVSKLCIKELDDKVQSMEDEPKDIPKTEKEIPNIGDEQQKEVLADVYQPMLCETEKTKDASIENFKDGTSYLPYTSENLPDLGFYDDNGLEELYQTDIKDGGMNTECLKFPSKPRNPGRPMWKYWAKNPTKSLGVSRRNRSPFQETAQDVPFELRDKNRSLYQDYASNSAFRQVDRFSKHTQNDSVATLLKTPKPPSVALPAQQEQHQIRTPNNCRNCQEDSSQKECAKSSKMLAVRHGTTTEEHKKRFKFGRRHNRERILQDIIQGTNADLNRQEQIDVTHAAKRAVNAEISQAVTEYHQQQQRRRLQQQQQQQQRTLLKCKGNVQVKPASVRFSNNNNNNNNDNSNKSNNYRQEVKGLDCVDKRRQGYGGIDVAPLKEDQKKQQNPYGKSQQYWANVRNNLLQRESLEKQKYKETQETRLLRKNKPLKQFKEGDQNKIYRGQELVLYRAKIIS
- the LOC106884102 gene encoding mucin-2, with translation MLGKCVVVIAVVCLALVCNLAHGQSNTNKPTTPATTEATSSASTKLSTGHSSSTTIPHTSSPHTDTTEKSTTSISTEQSTPITTASHSTTHLISTTDVHTKTTDHKSTYTPSTHDLTPTAHGNHTDDPTQSTSSPGNHSTTTPGNHTTPTPGNYTTPTPGNYTTVTPGNYTTPTPGNYTTPTPGNYTTVTPGNYTTPTPGNY